One Helianthus annuus cultivar XRQ/B chromosome 12, HanXRQr2.0-SUNRISE, whole genome shotgun sequence genomic region harbors:
- the LOC110901597 gene encoding uncharacterized mitochondrial protein AtMg00820-like produces the protein MEDEIGALRANQTWDLELLPPCKRVVGCRWVFTVKLNPDGSLHCLKARLVVKDYYQAYGIDYDETFSQLPKCPLCIFVLLLLPFTIGRSTNLMSGTPFLMVFLRRRFIWSSHLGLLLRRRPQRYADYFFRHH, from the coding sequence ATGGAAGACGAGATTGGGGCCCTACGGGCCAATCAGACGTGGGATCTTGAACTGCTTCCTCCTTGTAAGCGTGTTGTTGGTTGTCGTTGGGTCTTCACGGTTAAACTTAACCCTGATGGTTCTCTACATTGTTTGAAAGCTCGTTTGGTAGTTAAAGACTACTATCAAGCTTATGGTATTGATTATGACGAGACTTTCTCCCAGTTACCAAAATGCCCCCTGTGCATATTTGTATTGCTCTTGCTGCCATTCACCATTGGCCGCTCCACCAACTTGATGTCAGGAACGCCTTTCTTAATGGTGTTCTTAAGGAGGAGATTTATATGGAGTAGCCACCTGGGTTTGTTGTTGAGGAGGAGGCCTCAAAGGTATGCAGATTACTTCTTTAGACACCATTAG